DNA from Synechococcus sp. CBW1108:
CAGATCCTGCGGCTCTGCCAGGAGGCCGGGATGGTGAGCCTGGGCCATGTGGCGCTGGACGGCACCAAGGTGCAGGCTAATGCCAGTAAGCACAAGGCGATGAGCCACGAGCGGATGCTCAAAGCCGAGGCCCAGCTAGAGAAGGAGATCAGGGAGCTGCTGCGCAAGGCCGAGCTCCTGGATGCCCAGGAGGACAGCAAGTACGGCAAGGGGAAGCTGGCCAGTGACCTGCCCAAGGAGCTGCAGCGGCGTCAGGACCGGCTGGCGGCGATCAGCCGGGCGCGCAAAGCCTTGGAAGCAGAAACCGCCGCCGCTGCTGCCCGTGATCGCGCCAAGCAGGCAGCAGCGGCAGATGCTGCTGCCAATGCCGATGCCACAGATGCTGATGCAGCAGCGGATGCCAGCGAGCAGCAGCAGAAGCTGGCTGACAAAGCAGCCAGGACCAGGGAGAAAGCAGACGCCGCCAGGGAGCTGGCGATCGAGAAGGCCAACGAGGCAGGCCTTGAACCGCAGGGGCTGGAGCCACAGCCGGCTGATGCCATGCCTTATCGCGGCCTGGCCCATCGGGCCGATGGCAGCCCCACTGCCAAAACCCAGCGGAATTTCACTGATCCCGACAGCCACATCGTCAAAAGCGATGGCAACGTGCTGCAGGGCTACAACTGCCAGGCGGTCGTTGATGGCGACTACCAGGTGATCGTGGCGATGGGGGTGAGCAACCAGCCTCCTGATGTGGAGCACCTGGTTCCCATGCTGGAGCGCACCATCGCCAATACCAGCCAGGTGCCCAGGACCTTGATCGCCGATACCGGCTACTGGAGCGAGGACAACGCCAAGGCCTGCGAGGACTGCGGCGTTGATCCCCACATCGCCACAGGCCGGCTGCCGCACGGTCAGCCACCACCACCGATCTATGGCCCGAACCCCAAGCATCTAGATGCCAAGGGCCGGATGGCCCGCAAGCTGCGCAAGAAGAAAGGACAGAAGATCTACGCCCGACGCAAAACGATCGCGGAGCCGGTGTTTGGTCAGATCAAGGAATGTCGTCGTCTGAGACGCTTCCTGCTGCGGGGCCTGGAGAAGGTGAATGGGGAGTGGTTGCTCTGGGGTGCAACGCACAACCTCAACAAGCTCTGGCGCTACATGAAGAAACAGAGGCAGCAGCAGGCCATGGCTACCGGGTGAGGGGATTCTGCCGCTCCAGGCTGCCAGGCGGGGCTGCGCAGCGCTACTGAAACAAAGAATCTGATAAATTCACCAGTAGACGGCACAAAAAATGTGCACGGCGGGGAGAGATGGCGTCTGAGACGGCGCTATGCGCAACAGGCTCCTAGGGCAATCGAGGTGGGGCTGATAGGCCCGGGCGTGGCAGACAGGGTGGCGACGGCAACAGCTCAGCCTGCCCCGCGCAACAGCACCGGCACCCGCTTGAAGGCCGGCGTACCGCTCTCGGGATCGCTCACCGCCCGCATCAGCACGTTGGCCTCCGGATAAAACATCAAAGCCGCGCCGCGGCGCACCGAGCCGGGGATCAGCTCGATCCCGTCGAGCTGGCCCGCCTCACCCTGCACGGTCACCCGCTGGTGGGCCCGCAGACCACAGGCGGCGAGATCCTCCGGGTTGACCAGGATCGTCTGGCGGTGCGGCATGCCCCGATAGCCGTCGCCCAGCTTGTAGACCACCGTGTTGTGCTGGCCGTAACTGCGGGCGGTGATCAGGTTCAGCACCAGGCCCTGCTCGCCGGCGGCCAGGCCGCCGAAGTGATCCGCGTGCGGCAATCCGAGCTCGGGCAGCGGTGTCACCG
Protein-coding regions in this window:
- a CDS encoding transposase, coding for MHKTFRSWQPEQTTLLPPSPREWLSEDHQVYFLLDLVDELDLSAILIPAQAKDPRGEKGFDPRMLTMLLLYAYCVGTVSSRKIERACYEDLAFRVLTGNQQPDHSRISEFRRRNLEALSDLFVQILRLCQEAGMVSLGHVALDGTKVQANASKHKAMSHERMLKAEAQLEKEIRELLRKAELLDAQEDSKYGKGKLASDLPKELQRRQDRLAAISRARKALEAETAAAAARDRAKQAAAADAAANADATDADAAADASEQQQKLADKAARTREKADAARELAIEKANEAGLEPQGLEPQPADAMPYRGLAHRADGSPTAKTQRNFTDPDSHIVKSDGNVLQGYNCQAVVDGDYQVIVAMGVSNQPPDVEHLVPMLERTIANTSQVPRTLIADTGYWSEDNAKACEDCGVDPHIATGRLPHGQPPPPIYGPNPKHLDAKGRMARKLRKKKGQKIYARRKTIAEPVFGQIKECRRLRRFLLRGLEKVNGEWLLWGATHNLNKLWRYMKKQRQQQAMATG